In Bos indicus x Bos taurus breed Angus x Brahman F1 hybrid chromosome 23, Bos_hybrid_MaternalHap_v2.0, whole genome shotgun sequence, a single genomic region encodes these proteins:
- the BPHL gene encoding valacyclovir hydrolase isoform X2, producing MAAALGSRAARRMRHLLSALKPGIQIPRAGPAAAFGSSVTSAKAAVNGVHLHYLRTGGGEHAVLLLPGMLGSGETDFGPQIENLNKKLFTVVAWDPRGYGHSRPPDRDFPVDFFERDAKDAIDLMKTLKFKKVSLLGWSDGGITALIAAARYPSYVSKMVIWGANAYVTEQDTEIYQGIRDVSKWSEKTRKPLEALYGFDYFARTCEKWVDGIEQFKHLPDGSICRDLLPLVQCPTLIVHGEKDPLVPRFHADFLHRHVRGSRLHLMPEGKHNLHLRFADEFNRLAEGFLQ from the exons ATGGCGGCAGCGCTAGGCAGTCGGGCCGCGCGGCGGATGAGGCACCTCCTCTCAGCGCTGAAGCCCGGCATCCAAATCCCCCGGGCCGGACCCGCGGCCGCGTTCGG CTCCTCCGTGACCTCCGCCAAGGCGGCGGTGAATGGCGTCCACCTGCACTACCTGCGGACCGGAGGCGGAGAGCACGCCGTCCTGCTGCTCCCGGGGATGCTAG GCAGTGGAGAGACAGATTTTGGACCTCAGATTGAGAACCTGAATAAGAAGCTCTTCACGGTGGTTGCCTGGGACCCCCGAGGATACGGACACTCCCGCCCACCCGATCGGGATTTCCCAGTGGACTTCTTTGAGCGAGACGCAAAAGATGCCATTGATTTGATGAAG ACACTGAAGTTTAAGAAGGTCTCTTTGCTGGGGTGGAGCGACGGGGGGATAACAGCCCTCATCGCAGCCGCACGGTACCCCTCGTATGTCAGCAAGATGGTGATCTGGGGGGCCAACGCCTACGTGACTGAGCAGGACACAGAGATTTACCAGG GCATCCGGGATGTTTCTAAGTGGAGTGAGAAGACGAGAAAGCCTCTGGAAGCCCTCTATGGGTTCGACTACTTCGCCAGAACCTGTGAAAAGTGGGTGGATGGCATAGAGCAATTTAAGCATCTTCCAGACG GGAGCATCTGTCGGGACCTGCTCCCCCTGGTCCAGTGCCCTACCTTAATCGTGCACGGCGAGAAGGACCCCCTGGTCCCACGTTTCCATGCAGACTTCTTACACAGACATGTGAGAGGGTCACG GTTACATCTGATGCCGGAAGGCAAGCACAACCTGCACTTACGCTTCGCAGACGAATTCAACAGGTTAGCGGAAGGCTTCCTCCAGTGA
- the BPHL gene encoding valacyclovir hydrolase isoform X1, whose amino-acid sequence MRTPRAVICTHHGGSARQSGRAADEAPPLSAEARHPNPPGRTRGRVRLLRDLRQGGGEWRPPALPADRRRRARRPAAPGDARCVGFRGVPGTLSSELGPQSQMPRLGSGETDFGPQIENLNKKLFTVVAWDPRGYGHSRPPDRDFPVDFFERDAKDAIDLMKTLKFKKVSLLGWSDGGITALIAAARYPSYVSKMVIWGANAYVTEQDTEIYQGIRDVSKWSEKTRKPLEALYGFDYFARTCEKWVDGIEQFKHLPDGSICRDLLPLVQCPTLIVHGEKDPLVPRFHADFLHRHVRGSRLHLMPEGKHNLHLRFADEFNRLAEGFLQ is encoded by the exons ATGCGCACTCCCCGGGCAGTCATATGCACTCACCATGGCGGCAGCGCTAGGCAGTCGGGCCGCGCGGCGGATGAGGCACCTCCTCTCAGCGCTGAAGCCCGGCATCCAAATCCCCCGGGCCGGACCCGCGGCCGCGTTCGG CTCCTCCGTGACCTCCGCCAAGGCGGCGGTGAATGGCGTCCACCTGCACTACCTGCGGACCGGAGGCGGAGAGCACGCCGTCCTGCTGCTCCCGGGGATGCTAGGTGCGTGGGTTTCCGTGGCGTGCCCGGCACGCTGTCCTCTGAGCTCGGCCCCCAGTCCCAGATGCCCAGGCTTG GCAGTGGAGAGACAGATTTTGGACCTCAGATTGAGAACCTGAATAAGAAGCTCTTCACGGTGGTTGCCTGGGACCCCCGAGGATACGGACACTCCCGCCCACCCGATCGGGATTTCCCAGTGGACTTCTTTGAGCGAGACGCAAAAGATGCCATTGATTTGATGAAG ACACTGAAGTTTAAGAAGGTCTCTTTGCTGGGGTGGAGCGACGGGGGGATAACAGCCCTCATCGCAGCCGCACGGTACCCCTCGTATGTCAGCAAGATGGTGATCTGGGGGGCCAACGCCTACGTGACTGAGCAGGACACAGAGATTTACCAGG GCATCCGGGATGTTTCTAAGTGGAGTGAGAAGACGAGAAAGCCTCTGGAAGCCCTCTATGGGTTCGACTACTTCGCCAGAACCTGTGAAAAGTGGGTGGATGGCATAGAGCAATTTAAGCATCTTCCAGACG GGAGCATCTGTCGGGACCTGCTCCCCCTGGTCCAGTGCCCTACCTTAATCGTGCACGGCGAGAAGGACCCCCTGGTCCCACGTTTCCATGCAGACTTCTTACACAGACATGTGAGAGGGTCACG GTTACATCTGATGCCGGAAGGCAAGCACAACCTGCACTTACGCTTCGCAGACGAATTCAACAGGTTAGCGGAAGGCTTCCTCCAGTGA